In Leuconostocaceae bacterium ESL0723, the following proteins share a genomic window:
- the mmuM gene encoding homocysteine S-methyltransferase codes for MNFYDWEKTQKTVLFDSSMGLGLKDLGFDVNNPLWTAKALITDPDKVYQVHKAFFDAGSNVTSTNSYQANLAGFLDQGYSREQAKEWIQESVQLARDASKDSTGPQAKWVAGAIGPYGAYLANGSEYTGDYQLSADELAAFHQDRLAWLVEAGVDLLAVKTIPNFEEIKVLAKLLAKYPEVPVYFSVSLKDATHLSDGTDLHQVQDLLEDQPSIVAYGANCFHPRYALEALRYLKEGSQDDKGLLIGPNAGGQYDPVLKKWGQAMENIYSDNAIKWQAEGARWIGGCCEMPPSQMKAVYDQLS; via the coding sequence ATGAACTTTTACGATTGGGAAAAGACCCAAAAAACGGTGCTCTTTGACTCCTCCATGGGTCTGGGTCTCAAGGACCTGGGCTTTGACGTGAACAATCCCCTCTGGACTGCCAAGGCCCTGATTACTGATCCGGACAAGGTTTACCAGGTACACAAGGCCTTCTTTGATGCCGGTTCCAACGTGACTTCGACCAACAGTTACCAGGCCAACCTGGCTGGTTTCCTCGACCAGGGTTACTCGCGCGAACAGGCCAAAGAATGGATTCAGGAATCGGTCCAACTGGCCCGCGATGCCTCCAAGGACAGTACCGGTCCCCAGGCCAAGTGGGTGGCCGGCGCCATCGGTCCCTATGGGGCTTACCTCGCCAACGGATCTGAATACACCGGCGACTACCAGTTAAGCGCCGATGAACTGGCCGCCTTCCACCAGGACCGCCTGGCCTGGTTAGTCGAAGCCGGCGTCGACCTGCTGGCCGTTAAAACCATCCCTAATTTTGAAGAAATTAAGGTCCTAGCTAAATTACTGGCTAAATATCCCGAGGTGCCCGTTTACTTCTCGGTCTCCCTCAAGGATGCCACCCATCTCAGTGATGGCACTGACCTCCATCAGGTCCAAGACCTGCTAGAGGACCAGCCCAGCATCGTGGCTTACGGGGCCAACTGCTTCCACCCCCGTTATGCCTTAGAAGCCCTGCGTTACCTAAAGGAAGGTTCCCAGGACGACAAGGGCTTGCTCATCGGACCCAATGCCGGTGGCCAATACGATCCCGTCCTGAAAAAGTGGGGCCAGGCCATGGAAAACATTTATTCCGACAACGCCATCAAGTGGCAGGCCGAGGGCGCCCGCTGGATCGGGGGTTGCTGTGAGATGCCACCATCCCAGATGAAAGCCGTTTACGACCAACTGAGTTAA
- a CDS encoding amino acid permease has protein sequence MTETSQTPPRSMNTNHLIALTLGGVIGTGIFLSPGYFIKTAGPLGTIGAYLVGAFLVCLVMMCLAELTVYQPTTGAFHTYASRYISPGVGFVVAWLYWLTWTIALGSNLLTMSILTQRWLPSVSIWILSLIYGAAILVLNLVNLAWFNQSESITSWIKVAALAFFIVIGLLMVFRLIPIHHVTTLPFFEELGRRGWAPHGIGPILATVLTANFAYSGAEMIAVAAGETKNPAQIIPGAIKRTLLILIVLFIGAIVVMGALLPPSNQALVTSPFVEILNQAYIPYAADIMNAILIITLFSASNAGVYAASRMIWSLAKQGEISPKLGKLSRHGLPVYGLLLTMLGGALSLLSSVYTAQTLYLALTALSAFAVVAVWLIIGWAQLNFRRQFLKEHDVSELKYKAPWYPLTPWLVIIFCLASIVGIAFDPDQRIALIIGIPFSLLCYGYYQLFFARKKKKGK, from the coding sequence ATGACCGAAACCAGTCAAACACCCCCACGCAGCATGAATACCAACCACCTAATCGCTCTGACCTTGGGCGGTGTGATTGGAACCGGAATCTTTTTAAGTCCGGGTTACTTTATCAAAACCGCCGGCCCCTTGGGCACCATTGGGGCTTACCTAGTCGGTGCCTTCTTGGTCTGCCTGGTCATGATGTGCCTGGCCGAGCTAACGGTTTACCAACCAACTACCGGCGCCTTTCATACCTATGCCAGCCGCTATATCAGTCCCGGCGTGGGCTTTGTGGTGGCCTGGCTCTACTGGCTAACCTGGACCATTGCCTTAGGTTCCAACCTACTAACGATGTCAATTCTGACCCAGCGCTGGTTACCATCGGTTTCAATTTGGATTCTAAGTCTCATCTACGGCGCAGCCATTTTGGTCCTGAACCTGGTCAACCTGGCCTGGTTTAACCAGAGTGAATCCATCACTTCCTGGATTAAGGTGGCGGCCCTGGCATTCTTCATCGTCATTGGCCTGCTGATGGTCTTCCGCCTAATTCCCATTCACCACGTGACCACCCTACCCTTCTTTGAGGAATTGGGCCGGCGTGGCTGGGCACCCCACGGGATTGGGCCAATCTTAGCCACCGTCCTGACGGCTAACTTCGCCTATTCTGGAGCTGAAATGATTGCTGTGGCCGCTGGCGAAACCAAGAATCCCGCCCAAATCATCCCGGGCGCCATTAAGAGGACCCTCCTAATCTTGATTGTCCTCTTTATCGGGGCCATCGTGGTCATGGGCGCCCTGCTGCCACCTAGCAACCAGGCCCTGGTCACCAGTCCCTTCGTTGAAATCCTGAACCAGGCCTACATCCCTTACGCCGCGGATATCATGAACGCCATCCTGATTATTACCCTCTTCTCGGCTTCCAACGCCGGGGTCTATGCGGCTTCGCGGATGATTTGGTCCCTGGCCAAGCAAGGTGAGATTAGCCCAAAGCTGGGCAAGCTTTCCCGTCATGGTTTACCAGTTTACGGCTTGCTACTAACGATGCTGGGCGGCGCCCTCTCCCTACTATCCAGCGTTTATACCGCTCAAACCCTGTATCTCGCCCTGACCGCCCTGTCAGCCTTTGCCGTGGTGGCCGTCTGGCTGATTATCGGCTGGGCCCAGCTCAACTTCCGCCGCCAGTTCTTAAAGGAACATGATGTCAGTGAGCTGAAATATAAGGCACCCTGGTACCCATTAACTCCCTGGCTGGTGATTATCTTCTGCCTGGCCTCCATCGTCGGCATCGCCTTTGATCCGGACCAGCGGATTGCCCTAATCATTGGTATTCCCTTTTCACTACTATGTTACGGTTACTACCAGCTTTTCTTTGCCCGCAAAAAGAAGAAAGGAAAATAA
- a CDS encoding AEC family transporter: protein MGVLVVPLLAVIFTVGLGFLAAWKGDFDEQDNKKLAKLTMKYALPLSIFVGVWSTPKSELTHYGPLAFWLSATIVVSYLIFYVVYRFAFKQKGPGAALYTLTVSNASVPFIGSALLPFLFNASISAVIIGLVALAENLTTVPATIALIDKEQTAGRKVLHTLENPLVFSPFLAFFLALTGVPIPPHTEVIFQILGKAASGIALFSIGITLFTKHMHVGRLVATTVFFRNLLVPTVLLLIMLSLSLPKELIRMVVLTMAIPTAAIPVTLAIRYHIQESEIASVQLTSTVISFFTLSLFIYFLGI, encoded by the coding sequence ATGGGAGTACTTGTCGTTCCATTGTTGGCGGTGATTTTCACCGTCGGTCTCGGTTTTCTAGCCGCCTGGAAGGGCGACTTCGATGAACAAGACAATAAGAAATTAGCGAAGTTGACCATGAAGTACGCCCTGCCTTTGAGCATCTTTGTGGGCGTGTGGTCAACACCAAAGTCAGAGCTAACCCACTACGGACCGCTGGCCTTCTGGTTATCAGCGACCATCGTGGTCAGTTATCTGATTTTTTATGTGGTCTATCGTTTTGCCTTTAAGCAAAAAGGACCGGGCGCGGCCCTCTATACCCTGACGGTTTCCAACGCTTCGGTGCCCTTTATCGGATCAGCCCTGCTGCCCTTTCTCTTTAACGCCAGCATCAGTGCCGTTATCATTGGCCTAGTCGCCCTGGCCGAGAACCTGACTACGGTCCCTGCCACGATTGCCCTGATTGATAAGGAACAAACTGCCGGACGTAAGGTCTTACATACTTTGGAAAACCCACTGGTTTTCAGTCCCTTCCTGGCCTTCTTTCTGGCTTTGACTGGGGTACCGATTCCACCCCATACGGAAGTAATCTTCCAAATCCTGGGTAAGGCAGCCAGTGGAATTGCCCTTTTCTCAATTGGAATCACGCTCTTCACCAAGCACATGCATGTCGGCCGTTTGGTGGCGACTACGGTTTTCTTCCGGAACTTGTTGGTGCCCACGGTCTTGCTGCTGATTATGCTGAGTTTGAGCCTGCCTAAGGAATTGATCCGGATGGTGGTTTTGACCATGGCCATCCCAACGGCAGCCATCCCGGTTACCCTGGCGATTCGCTACCATATCCAGGAATCAGAGATTGCCTCGGTGCAACTGACTAGTACCGTTATATCGTTCTTTACCCTGTCCCTCTTTATTTATTTCCTAGGAATTTAA
- a CDS encoding multidrug efflux SMR transporter, with the protein MGYFYLLIAVIAEIAGSNLVVSSQGFTRWQPTLLCLACYGLAFFMLSKTVETIPLHIAYAIWSGAGIVLVTVMSVLFWKAQINWPTIFGLLLIIVGIVIVNLYGNLH; encoded by the coding sequence ATGGGCTACTTTTACCTATTGATTGCCGTCATTGCCGAAATCGCCGGCTCCAACCTGGTGGTTTCTAGCCAGGGCTTTACCAGGTGGCAACCAACCCTACTCTGCCTGGCCTGTTATGGGCTGGCCTTCTTCATGCTTTCCAAAACGGTTGAGACCATTCCCCTCCACATCGCCTACGCCATTTGGAGCGGGGCCGGTATTGTTTTGGTCACCGTCATGTCAGTCCTCTTCTGGAAGGCCCAGATCAACTGGCCAACCATCTTCGGTCTCCTGCTGATTATTGTTGGCATTGTGATTGTCAATCTCTACGGCAATCTTCATTAA
- a CDS encoding NUDIX hydrolase has translation MPKIYDQKTVYQGKVFKVVQEKIDLENGHAPLTRQNVISSDSATIALINEQNQVLIEQEYRAPIQRYSWALPAGRVNPGEEPLATATRELAEETGFKIAPDQFQLVDQVSLSNGVLSEISHIFLVRLVPGQYQQVDRHFDAGEDIEHYQWVDLKTALAKTDGAASHLALLHWQLGAAD, from the coding sequence ATGCCAAAAATTTACGATCAAAAAACGGTTTACCAGGGCAAGGTTTTCAAGGTCGTCCAGGAAAAAATCGACTTGGAAAACGGCCACGCCCCCTTAACCCGGCAAAATGTCATCAGCAGTGATTCAGCCACGATTGCCCTGATTAATGAACAAAATCAGGTTCTGATTGAACAGGAATACCGGGCACCAATTCAACGCTATTCCTGGGCCCTGCCAGCCGGCCGGGTTAACCCCGGCGAGGAACCGTTGGCAACCGCGACCCGGGAGTTAGCTGAGGAGACCGGTTTTAAAATTGCGCCAGATCAGTTCCAGCTAGTCGACCAGGTCAGCCTGTCGAACGGCGTTCTAAGTGAAATCAGCCATATCTTCCTGGTACGTTTGGTACCCGGCCAGTACCAGCAAGTTGACCGTCACTTTGATGCGGGCGAGGACATCGAACACTACCAGTGGGTTGACTTAAAAACCGCCCTGGCCAAAACGGACGGGGCGGCTTCACACTTGGCCTTACTACACTGGCAGCTAGGTGCGGCCGATTAG
- a CDS encoding NUDIX domain-containing protein — protein sequence MTAENYIARMRAKVGHEGMIFVSAFGVLWNEAHDAILLEKRWDSDAGWGFPGGYLEYGDSPMQAVVREFKEETNLDVEVVRMLGLASQVTEKNSWGDAQETIAIGFEVKKIGGHLQKDNTETLEAAYVPVNPEPKMFVPQAQETLHRILTENEASDRPWLKEG from the coding sequence ATGACAGCAGAAAACTACATCGCCCGGATGCGGGCCAAGGTCGGCCACGAGGGCATGATTTTTGTTTCCGCCTTCGGGGTCCTGTGGAACGAGGCCCACGATGCCATTCTCTTGGAAAAACGCTGGGATTCAGACGCTGGCTGGGGCTTTCCCGGTGGCTACCTCGAATACGGCGACTCACCCATGCAGGCGGTCGTCCGCGAATTTAAGGAAGAAACCAACCTGGATGTTGAAGTCGTCCGCATGCTCGGTCTGGCCAGCCAGGTTACCGAGAAAAACTCTTGGGGAGATGCCCAGGAGACGATTGCCATTGGTTTTGAAGTCAAAAAAATCGGTGGTCACTTACAAAAAGACAACACCGAAACTCTAGAGGCAGCTTATGTCCCGGTTAACCCTGAGCCCAAGATGTTTGTCCCCCAGGCCCAGGAAACCCTGCACCGCATCCTAACTGAAAACGAGGCCAGCGACCGGCCCTGGTTAAAAGAAGGCTAA
- the tgt gene encoding tRNA guanosine(34) transglycosylase Tgt, producing MASQKAPVWYEHLHTEKHTGARRGRIHTPHGTFETPMFMPVGTQAAVKGVDTRILKEIGSQFILSNTYHLWVRPGDELIAEAGGLHKYMGWDQAILTDSGGFQVFSLSDARKLKEEGVTFQNHVNGDKMFLSPEVAMRIQNNLGSDVMMQLDEAIPYFESYDYIKASMERSLRWAARAQEYHKKTDQQALFGIVQGAGFKALRTESAKGLVSLDLPGYAVGGLSVGESKHEMNRVLDFTMPLLPENKPRYLMGVAAPDSLIDSVIRGVDMFDCVLPTRIARKGTLMTRFGRVVIKNAKYKDDFSPIDADLSYYSNNPIRREQFGNLAQYDNPNYNPFQTLTRSYLHHLFNANELLGAQLASQHNLRFLLQFMEDMRTAIERDELLEFRETVMEEYGYNKPNARLF from the coding sequence ATGGCAAGTCAAAAAGCCCCAGTTTGGTACGAACATTTACATACAGAAAAGCACACCGGTGCCCGCCGCGGTCGGATTCACACCCCACACGGCACCTTTGAAACCCCAATGTTTATGCCGGTTGGAACCCAGGCCGCCGTTAAAGGGGTCGACACCAGGATTCTAAAGGAAATTGGCTCCCAATTTATCTTAAGTAACACCTACCATCTCTGGGTTCGCCCTGGGGATGAGCTGATTGCTGAAGCTGGTGGGCTGCACAAGTACATGGGTTGGGACCAGGCGATTTTGACTGATTCGGGTGGCTTTCAGGTCTTTTCCCTGTCGGATGCTCGTAAGTTAAAAGAAGAAGGGGTAACCTTCCAGAACCACGTCAACGGGGACAAGATGTTCCTGTCACCAGAAGTGGCGATGCGGATTCAAAACAACCTCGGCTCGGACGTGATGATGCAGCTTGACGAGGCCATTCCTTACTTTGAGAGCTACGACTATATCAAGGCCTCGATGGAACGGTCCCTGCGCTGGGCGGCCCGGGCACAGGAGTACCATAAAAAGACTGACCAGCAGGCCCTCTTTGGGATTGTCCAGGGAGCCGGCTTTAAGGCCCTGCGGACCGAATCCGCCAAGGGCTTAGTTTCCTTGGATTTGCCCGGTTATGCCGTGGGTGGCCTTTCGGTTGGGGAATCCAAGCATGAAATGAACCGGGTCTTGGACTTCACCATGCCCTTGCTGCCGGAAAACAAGCCCCGTTATTTGATGGGGGTGGCCGCACCGGATTCCCTGATTGATAGTGTGATTCGCGGGGTGGACATGTTTGACTGTGTCCTGCCAACTCGGATTGCCCGCAAGGGAACGCTGATGACCCGCTTTGGTCGGGTGGTCATTAAAAACGCCAAGTATAAGGACGATTTTAGTCCGATTGACGCCGATTTGAGCTACTATTCCAACAACCCGATTCGTAGGGAACAGTTTGGTAACTTGGCTCAGTACGACAATCCCAACTACAATCCCTTCCAGACCCTAACCCGGTCTTACCTTCACCACCTCTTTAACGCCAATGAATTGTTGGGGGCTCAATTGGCTTCTCAGCACAATCTGCGTTTCTTACTCCAGTTTATGGAAGACATGCGGACCGCGATTGAACGGGATGAACTGTTGGAATTCCGGGAGACGGTGATGGAAGAGTATGGTTACAACAAACCCAACGCCCGTCTATTTTAA
- the yajC gene encoding preprotein translocase subunit YajC, with the protein MNYQLILILIVFGGFFWFMSRQQKKQRDRQQQMQSNLKKGTPIVTIGGLHAVVDSVDQEKRTVDLDAEGVILTFDLNAIRTVAQDAAPAADSKPAEDKAPEAKSADQASDAKPAESKSADEGSADKDQEKKD; encoded by the coding sequence ATGAATTATCAACTTATTTTGATATTGATTGTGTTTGGTGGTTTCTTCTGGTTCATGTCACGCCAGCAGAAGAAGCAGCGTGATCGTCAACAGCAGATGCAGTCAAACTTGAAGAAGGGTACTCCAATCGTAACGATTGGTGGCCTGCATGCCGTGGTTGACAGTGTTGACCAGGAAAAGCGGACGGTTGACTTGGATGCCGAAGGGGTTATCTTGACCTTTGACCTGAACGCTATCCGTACGGTGGCCCAGGATGCTGCGCCAGCCGCTGACAGCAAGCCAGCTGAAGACAAGGCTCCCGAAGCTAAGTCTGCTGACCAGGCCAGTGATGCCAAGCCAGCTGAATCAAAGTCAGCTGACGAGGGTTCTGCTGATAAGGATCAGGAAAAGAAAGATTAA